A portion of the Pagrus major chromosome 8, Pma_NU_1.0 genome contains these proteins:
- the LOC141000670 gene encoding carboxypeptidase A1-like, translating to MRGLLAFAALFVAVLGKETFEGHQVFRITAKDVAELALIKDLEDMIHFELDFWRGVTDVASPVDVRVPFHSLQSVKMYLETKDIEYGIIIKDLQALLDAEQEEMESAARAAAGPRSTDSFDYSKYHTINEIYNFQDMLVRENPNLVSKIVIGQSYEGRPLSVLKFSTGGSNRPGLWIDTGIHSREWVTQASGTWFAKKIVTAYGSDPALTAILNKMDIFLLIMTNPDGFAYTQTNNRMWRKTRKPNPGSSCVGVDPNRNWDAGFGEPGASNNPCSETYRGPRANSESEVKSIVDFVRSHGNLKSFVSIHSYSQMLLYPYGYTRTPAKDQAELHSLARKAITDLASLYGTRYTYGSIINTIYPASGGTIDWTYNQGIKYSYTFELRDTGRYGFILPANQIIPTAQETWLALMAIMDHAYKNSY from the exons ATGAGGGGGCTGCTCGCATTCGCCGCGCTGTTTGTGGCCGTTCTCGGCAAGGAGACATTTGAGGG GCATCAGGTGTTTCGCATTACTGCAAAAGATGTAGCCGAGCTGGCTCTTATCAAGGATCTGGAGGACATGATCCACTTCGAG CTGGACTTCTGGAGAGGAGTGACCGATGTGGCCTCTCCTGTGGATGTCAGAGTTCCCTTCCACAGCCTGCAGTCTGTCAAAATGTACCTGGAGACTAAGGACATTGAGTACGGCATCATCATCAAAGACCTGCAG GCATTGCTGGACGcggagcaggaggagatggagtcTGCTGCTCGTGCTGCTGCTGGCCCCAGATCCACTGACAGCTTCGACTACTCCAAATACCACACCATCAACGAG ATCTACAACTTCCAGGACATGCTGGTGAGGGAGAATCCCAACCTGGTCAGCAAGATTGTGATCGGTCAGAGCTACGAGGGTCGTCCCCTGAGTGTGCTCaag TTCAGCACTGGTGGAAGCAACCGTCCCGGCCTCTGGATCGACACTGGAATCCATTCCAGAGAGTGGGTCACTCAGGCCAGTGGCACCTGGTTCGCCAAAAAG ATTGTGACTGCTTATGGAAGTGACCCCGCTCTTACTGCCATCCTCAACAAGATGGACATCTTCCTCCTGATTATGACCAACCCTGATGGCTTCGCCTACACCCAAACAAAT AACCGTATGTGGCGTAAGACCAGGAAGCCCAACCCTGGCTCAAGCTGTGTCGGAGTCGATCCCAACAGGAACTGGGATGCAGGTTTTGGAG AACCTGGTGCCAGCAACAACCCCTGCTCCGAGACTTACCGTGGACCCAGGGCTAACTCTGAGTCTGAGGTCAAGTCCATTGTTGACTTTGTGAGGTCCCATGGTAACCTCAAGTCCTTCGTGTCCATCCACTCCTACTCCCAGATGCTCCTGTACCCCTACGGCTACACCAGGACTCCAGCCAAGGACCAAGCTGAGCTG CACAGTCTGGCTAGGAAGGCCATCACTGACCTGGCCTCCCTGTACGGTACTAGATACACATATGGCAGCATCATCAACACCATCT ACCCAGCCAGCGGCGGCACCATCGACTGGACCTACAACCAGGGCATCAAGTACTCGTACACCTTTGAGCTGAGGGACACCGGCCGTTATGGCTTCATCCTGCCCGCCAATCAGATCATCCCCACCGCCCAGGAGACTTGGCTGGCTCTGATGGCCATCATGGATCACGCTTACAAGAACTCCTactaa
- the tes gene encoding testin: MEIEKEVKKMTLGHEFGAGAACLKCKDKCEGFELHFWRKICRNCKCGLTEHNVQMNSEENKKVGKLFEDTKYTGLIAKLKKDGIPSYKGNMMTITLPSPATAYVVPPSASSTVVPPSATAGYVQPAGAGAASGTAPRSTPAQVQPVPASITPTKANKVPVAVSATAANIVPVPKDVPMKSVTYEWAPPVANKYVAVRYIELLPPEKRPVAGTEGAAYRRQQMARQLPEHDQDPSKCHELSPAEVKLMQQFVRKYKDEALGVGDVMLPEEMALVRAGEHGGAGVGAGGAPGAAGAGVGPGVGTPGASAGAGGGAGGAGFRPGVGGAGVGAGAGSGFGPGVGGSGVGAGPGGAGVGAGARAGAGSGAGGSGAGAGPGPGGAGVGAGAGSGFGPGAAGIGAGPGGAGPLSGPGVGQLAGFGPAGGAMGTTATAGAMGVPGAQQAGLPQQNFSCHHCQQPMKMGEPAVYAERPGYDKMWHPACFVCCTCTELLVDMIYFWKKGKLYCGRHYGDSEKPRCGGCDELIFSNEYTQAEGQNWHLKHFCCFECDCILAGETYVMENDKPVCKPCYMNNYAVKCSSCQGAVEPEAQRVSYGEHHWHAEPQCFKCSGCSKCLIGQRFMAVQNFLFCSVECKKKTTA, encoded by the exons ATGGAGATAGAGAAGGAAGTAAAGAAG atgaCCCTCGGGCACGAGTTTGGCGCTGGAGCGGCCTGTTTGAAATGCAAAGACAAGTGCGAGGGCTTCGAGCTGCATTTCTGGAG aAAAATCTGCCGAAACTGTAAATGTGGTCTCACAGAGCACAACGTGCAGATGAACTCAGAGGAGAACAAGAAGGTAGGCAAGCTGTTCGAGGACACCAAGTACACCGGCCTCATCGCCAAGCTGAAGAAGGATGGCATCCCCAGCTACAAGGGCAACATGATGACCATCACTCTGCCGAGCCCTGCCACTGCCTACGTTGTACCACCAAGTGCTTCTTCCACTGTGGTGCCCCCCTCTGCCACAGCTGGTTATGTACAGCCTGCAGGTGCAGGAGCTGCTTCAGGTACAGCACCCAGAAGCACTCCGGCTCAGGTTCAGCCCGTACCAGCCAGCATCACACCTACCAAGGCGAACAAAGTGCCAGTTGCTGTCAGCGCCACAGCTGCCAATATAGTTCCAGTCCCTAAAGATGTGCCAATGAAGTCTGTCACCTATGAATGGGCACCACCAGTAGCCAATAAGTATGTG GCGGTGCGTTACATTGAGCTGCTCCCACCAGAAAAACGGCCGGTGGCCGGTACAGAGGGAGCTGCTTACCGTCGGCAGCAGATGGCCCGCCAGCTGCCTGAACACGACCAGGACCCATCCAAGTGCCACGAGCTTAGCCCTGCTGAGGTCAAGCTAATGCAGCAGTTCGTCCGCAAGTACAAGGATGAGGCCCTGGGAGTTGGAGATGTTATGCTGCCTGAAGAGATGGCTCTGGTTCGGGCAGGAGAACATGGTGGAGCTGGTGTTGGGGCTGGCGGTGCACCTGGTGCTGCAGGGGCAGGGGTTGGACCTGGGGTTGGTACACCGGGAGCTAGTGCTGGAGCTGGTGGTGGAGCAGGAGGGGCTGGGTTCAGACCAGGAGTTGGTGGTGCTGGggttggagctggagctggttCTGGCTTTGGACCTGGAGTAGGGGGTAGTGGAGTTGGAGCTGGACCTGGTGGTGCTGGGGTTGGAGCTGGGGCTAGAGCTGGAGCTGGTTCTGGAGCAGGGGGTAGcggagctggagctggacctggacctggtgGTGCTGGGGTTGGAGctggtgctggttctggtttTGGACCTGGAGCAGCAGGTATTGGAGCTGGACCTGGTGGTGCTGGGCCACTCTCAGGTCCAGGGGTTGGACAGTTGGCTGGTTTTGGGCCAGCTGGAGGAGCCATGGGTACCACTGCCACTGCTGGAGCCATGGGCGTCCCTGGAGCTCAGCAAGCTGGACTCCCACAGCAGAACTTT TCGTGCCATCACTGCCAGCAGCCGATGAAAATGGGCGAGCCTGCTGTCTACGCTGAGCGGCCCGGTTATGACAAGATGTGGCACCCAGCATGCTTCGTGTGCTGTACCTGCACTGAACTACTGGTGGACATGATCTACTTCTGGAAGAAAGGCAAGCTTTACTGTGGACGCCACTACGGAGACAGTGAGAAGCCACGCTGCGGAGGCTGTGATGAG CTGATCTTCAGTAATGAGTACACTCAGGCTGAGGGTCAGAACTGGCATCTGAAGCACTTCTGCTGCTTTGAGTGTGATTGCATCCTTGCTGGAGAGACGTACGTCATGGAGAATGACAAGCCTGTCTGCAAGCCGTGCTACATGAATAACTACGCTGTG AAATGCTCATCCTGCCAGGGTGCAGTAGAGCCCGAGGCCCAGAGGGTTTCCTACGGCGAGCACCACTGGCACGCCGAGCCGCAGTGCTTCAAGTGCTCCGGATGCTCCAAGTGCCTGATCGGCCAGCGCTTCATGGCAGTGCAAAACTTCCTCTTCTGCTCTGTGGAGTGCAAGAAGAAAACCACGGCTTAG